The genomic segment TTTATTTCTTTTTTTCTTGATAAAGATAGAGAAAAATGACGTAAATACCCCGATTGTTGTCATTTACGCACAATGTTCATTTCTGTAAGTATTTGCAACTTTGTCTTGTTAATTTAATTAAGGTCTAACGTAAAAAATAAACAAAATGACAACAATTAATTCTTACTTAACTTTTAACGGAAATTGTCGTGAGGCAATGACATTTTATAAAGAATGTTTTGGTGGTCAGCTTATATTACAAACAGTAGGCGAATCGCCAGTATCAGATCAAATGCCTGAACAAATGAAAAAATGCATTTTACATTCAACGCTTACAAGTGGCAACATTACTATCATGGCTTCGGATATGTCACCGCAAACATTAGTAAAAGGCAATGCAGTTTCGTTAATGCTTAATTTTTCAAGTGAAGAAGAAACTCGAAAAACGTATGCCAGTTTATCAAAAGACGGAGACGCATCGCAACCATTGGAAATAATGTTCTGGGGTTCTTTATTCGGAC from the uncultured Flavobacterium sp. genome contains:
- a CDS encoding VOC family protein, which produces MTTINSYLTFNGNCREAMTFYKECFGGQLILQTVGESPVSDQMPEQMKKCILHSTLTSGNITIMASDMSPQTLVKGNAVSLMLNFSSEEETRKTYASLSKDGDASQPLEIMFWGSLFGHLTDKFGNQWMFNFDANQNHNN